A stretch of Candidatus Moraniibacteriota bacterium DNA encodes these proteins:
- a CDS encoding lamin tail domain-containing protein has translation MNIKIFSFCFVILFSFVFYSDTNFVSASTNAIILSEIQITGGTGHTDDEFVELYNPNSTSINISGYRLRYKNSAGKEGSIKVIGEDICMPAYGYYLWANGDGVFADISDTTTKTGLSSKYSLALFLPSGAEDSLIDSVSWENDYAFDTSAYKFTTSPTTNESMVRDITTNDWLSNFSLVPTPTKSTSTLCPEPDPIPKSTYDSTIRLNEFLANPSEKEEEMEFIELYNSSDTIGDISLWSLRDSSASGKYIFPEGTTLPAQGFLVIYRPTFEFALNNSNETVSLLDPNGETRDTVFYKTAKEDISYNNTSAGWRGGTPTPGMANHTNSLPETREKVPKKGYRGVTLDFDARGRDTEHDHLKYTWNFGDGHKSYKETTTHKYEENGTYIITLKVNDGKDDILETFTLEIISLPHPEVRIVALLPNPAGNDTGNEWLLIENREKKKINLKGYSIATGWKNLVNHPLREDFFIKPKKQAFLRNPTALFTLPNQKGKIELRAPDGKVLQDIKYKLDKSIADDVVYRKEKGSKWKWDTSSVHVTAPSPSKEQNEKEKNPPLIDEPMIIPEMIVPLREEMLPEEIIKEKETTSPLISLDPDRPLPQDILTYGTTLETPHSLILAVPADEKIAVLPLSDSSSVTSEETPLLIRINATLNDFLNTEN, from the coding sequence ATGAACATAAAAATATTTTCTTTTTGTTTTGTTATTCTCTTCTCTTTTGTTTTTTATTCTGATACTAATTTCGTTTCTGCATCGACGAATGCGATTATCCTAAGCGAAATACAGATTACCGGAGGGACTGGCCATACCGATGATGAATTCGTAGAACTTTACAATCCAAATTCTACGTCGATAAATATATCTGGCTATCGTCTCCGTTATAAAAATAGTGCAGGAAAAGAAGGATCAATCAAAGTAATAGGAGAAGATATCTGCATGCCAGCTTACGGATATTATCTCTGGGCCAATGGTGATGGAGTATTTGCAGATATTTCTGATACCACAACCAAAACAGGTCTTTCATCAAAATATAGCCTCGCTCTTTTTCTACCATCTGGTGCTGAAGATTCTCTTATTGACTCTGTATCATGGGAAAATGATTATGCGTTTGATACATCTGCCTATAAATTCACCACAAGCCCAACAACAAACGAAAGTATGGTTCGAGATATCACTACCAATGATTGGTTATCAAATTTCTCTCTTGTGCCGACACCGACAAAGAGCACAAGCACTCTGTGTCCTGAGCCAGATCCAATACCCAAATCAACATACGATAGCACTATTCGTCTCAATGAGTTCCTTGCTAATCCTTCTGAAAAGGAAGAAGAAATGGAGTTTATCGAACTTTACAATTCATCTGATACGATAGGAGATATTTCTCTCTGGTCTCTCCGAGACAGCAGTGCGAGTGGGAAATATATTTTTCCCGAAGGAACAACTCTTCCAGCACAAGGATTTCTTGTCATTTATCGACCCACATTCGAATTCGCTCTCAATAATTCTAACGAGACTGTTTCACTCCTCGATCCAAATGGTGAGACAAGAGACACAGTGTTCTACAAGACAGCCAAAGAAGATATCTCGTACAATAATACTTCAGCTGGCTGGAGAGGAGGTACTCCGACTCCTGGTATGGCCAATCATACAAACAGTCTTCCAGAAACGAGAGAAAAAGTACCGAAGAAAGGCTACCGAGGAGTAACTCTCGACTTTGACGCGCGAGGAAGAGATACAGAACACGACCATCTCAAATACACTTGGAATTTCGGTGATGGGCACAAGAGCTACAAAGAAACAACGACACACAAATATGAAGAAAATGGCACATACATCATCACGCTCAAAGTGAATGATGGCAAAGACGATATTCTAGAGACATTTACTCTCGAAATCATATCTCTTCCACATCCCGAAGTCCGTATTGTCGCCCTTCTCCCTAACCCTGCCGGCAATGACACAGGAAACGAATGGTTACTCATAGAAAATCGAGAAAAGAAAAAAATCAATCTGAAAGGATACAGTATCGCCACGGGATGGAAGAATCTCGTCAATCATCCTCTCCGTGAAGACTTCTTCATCAAACCGAAAAAACAAGCCTTTCTCCGTAATCCGACGGCGCTCTTCACTCTTCCCAATCAAAAAGGGAAGATAGAACTCCGTGCACCTGACGGAAAAGTATTGCAAGATATCAAATACAAACTCGATAAATCAATCGCGGACGATGTCGTCTATCGCAAAGAAAAAGGGAGTAAGTGGAAATGGGATACATCATCAGTACATGTCACTGCCCCTTCACCGAGCAAAGAACAAAACGAAAAAGAAAAAAATCCTCCTCTCATCGACGAACCAATGATCATACCAGAAATGATCGTTCCCCTAAGAGAAGAAATGCTCCCAGAAGAAATCATCAAGGAGAAAGAAACGACTAGTCCTCTCATTTCTCTCGATCCTGACCGTCCGCTCCCTCAAGACATCCTCACCTACGGCACCACTCTCGAAACACCTCACTCTCTCATTCTCGCCGTCCCTGCAGACGAAAAAATCGCGGTTCTTCCACTCTCTGACTCTTCCTCGGTCACGTCAGAAGAAACACCTCTCCTCATAAGAATCAATGCGACACTCAATGATTTTCTCAATACTGAAAACTAA
- a CDS encoding N-acetylmuramoyl-L-alanine amidase: protein MGLISLLITAGIIILGSGYYLFSLPGSEEKVLINNIALPDMTQEIAKYEDVKKQAEDVKNLVEQKAVETMQSAEEEITPTKPKEEVKKETVLAEEKTDIVNRLMTAGFSVPKNTRSIDTIVLHSSYDLNGSDPYSVSGIMKEYEDYGVSAHYLIDRKGVIYRLVEDKNIAYHAGVSKMPDNRKNVNDFSIGIEIINTEKGSFTSAQYEAVNDLIASLKKKYPIKSVVGHSDIAPERKTDPWNFDWKKLD, encoded by the coding sequence ATGGGACTTATCAGTCTTCTTATTACAGCGGGCATTATTATCCTAGGATCAGGATATTATTTGTTTTCTTTGCCTGGAAGTGAAGAAAAAGTATTGATAAACAATATTGCTCTTCCTGATATGACACAAGAAATTGCGAAGTATGAAGATGTGAAGAAGCAGGCAGAAGATGTGAAAAACCTCGTCGAACAGAAAGCGGTAGAAACGATGCAGTCTGCAGAGGAAGAAATCACTCCCACAAAACCGAAAGAGGAAGTGAAAAAAGAAACAGTTCTAGCGGAAGAAAAAACAGACATCGTCAATCGACTGATGACAGCAGGATTTTCTGTTCCGAAAAATACGCGAAGTATTGATACAATCGTACTTCATTCTTCCTATGACCTGAACGGCTCTGATCCGTATTCTGTCTCAGGTATCATGAAGGAATATGAGGACTATGGCGTGAGTGCGCATTATCTTATTGACCGAAAGGGTGTGATATATCGCCTCGTAGAGGACAAGAATATCGCCTATCATGCAGGAGTGAGCAAGATGCCGGACAATAGGAAAAACGTCAATGATTTCTCTATCGGTATTGAAATAATAAACACAGAAAAAGGGTCTTTCACGAGCGCACAGTATGAAGCGGTGAATGATCTCATCGCATCGCTTAAGAAAAAATATCCTATCAAATCTGTCGTCGGTCACAGTGATATCGCCCCAGAACGCAAAACCGATCCTTGGAATTTTGATTGGAAAAAGTTAGATTAG
- a CDS encoding Fic family protein yields MNTKEKLQIIQNISGLTQTAIATKIGVSFVAFNNWWNKKSQPRRKHETIIDDLYKEYTGQKNIPETVLVAKKELIIRESKKYDSVLGIILKNSDIYNQFLLSLTYNSNKIEGSTLSEDETADIMFENRSIPNKSLIEQLEVKNHQAALQYLFHYLKKSKRIDEMLMLKLHSMLMNGIRDDAGMYRRHGVRIVGSNVPTANYMKVPILMKNISLAIEKKQKDVITHVSNIHGRFEQIHPFSDGNGRLGRLVLVAMLLRENIAPATIQQEEKQLYYASLRRAQLKEDFTQLEDFICDATLFGFGILKRK; encoded by the coding sequence ATGAATACGAAAGAGAAGTTACAAATTATCCAGAATATTTCTGGACTTACTCAAACAGCTATCGCCACAAAAATTGGTGTGTCTTTTGTTGCGTTCAATAATTGGTGGAACAAAAAATCTCAACCAAGGAGAAAACACGAAACAATCATTGATGACTTGTACAAAGAGTATACTGGTCAAAAAAATATCCCAGAAACTGTTTTGGTGGCTAAAAAGGAATTAATAATAAGAGAATCAAAAAAATATGATTCTGTTTTGGGTATTATTCTCAAAAATTCTGATATTTATAATCAATTTCTTTTGTCGCTCACGTATAATTCCAACAAAATAGAAGGCTCGACGTTATCGGAAGATGAAACGGCAGACATCATGTTTGAAAACAGATCAATACCGAATAAAAGTCTTATAGAGCAACTTGAGGTAAAAAATCATCAAGCAGCTTTGCAATATCTTTTCCACTATTTGAAAAAAAGTAAAAGAATCGACGAGATGCTCATGCTTAAATTGCATAGCATGCTCATGAATGGAATACGGGATGACGCTGGTATGTATCGGAGACATGGTGTACGTATCGTTGGCTCGAATGTTCCGACAGCAAATTATATGAAGGTCCCAATTCTTATGAAGAACATCTCTCTCGCTATAGAGAAAAAACAGAAGGATGTTATTACGCACGTTTCCAATATTCACGGAAGATTTGAGCAAATTCATCCATTTTCTGATGGCAATGGTCGTCTCGGTAGGCTCGTCTTGGTGGCTATGTTGCTTCGGGAGAATATTGCCCCAGCAACAATACAACAGGAAGAAAAACAATTGTATTATGCAAGTTTACGGAGAGCACAGCTCAAAGAAGATTTTACTCAGCTCGAGGATTTTATTTGTGACGCGACGTTGTTTGGTTTTGGTATCTTGAAGAGGAAATAA
- a CDS encoding DNA-directed RNA polymerase subunit beta, protein MSNTEKALRVKDSFGKESSLSKRRFFNNRIMVSLPDLIEVQKDSYQWFWDKGLKELFSEINPITDFTSKDLELTVDEYYLDEPKYSALVSKNKNISYEAPLRAKATLLMKQTGEVKEQEIYLGDFPIMTERGTFIINGVERVVVSQLIRSPGVFFTMDYQKGKKLFGAKIIPNRGAWLEIETDMDGVISVKIDRKRKLPITSLFKAFGIDEKHIREAFVDEEEQKYLDATFIKDPANNQGEAYREVYKRLRPGDLATEENARQMINAMFFNFERYDFGAVGRYRLNQRLSIEREDTEENRILNTDDLILIVKEVIRLNNDLEARPDDIDHLGNRRVRAVGELIQNKLRVGIYRMVRNIKDRMSTCDPETVVPGQLINPRPVAASVKEFFSSSQLSQFMDQVNPLAELEHKRRLSAMGPGGLTRERAGFEVRDVHHSHYGRICPIETPEGPNIGLVGHLASYARVNEYGFLETPYLIVKKEVKATKEELVNRILTEDVAGVAKSGDMLAEDMAKKVAEKMKGKTVKVKPFVTLDIEYLNAIVEDKKIIAHAGIEIDEYHNIVQGMVEARVKGHPETIEAEVVDYIDVSVKQCISIATALIPFVEHDDANRALMGSNMQRQAVSCIVPEAPIIGTGIEDKAARDSGQVVLSHSAGEVIAVDGGHIVVRSKSPAGAKKEYFDQEYILQSFEKSNAFTSMNQIPRVEKGQKVAKGEMLADGASTDHGELALGQNMVVAFLAWHGYDYEDAIIVSEKVVQADRWSSVHIEDFSIDVRDTKLGPEVVTRDIPNIGEDRLKNLDESGIIRIGAEISSGDIIIGKITPKGEGDLTAEERLLRVIFGEKSRDVKDSSLYLPHGEHGKVVDVKIFSRERGDKLPMGVFQQIQVSIAQMRKISVGDKLAGRHGNKGVISYIAAAEDMPYLPDGTPVDIILNSLGVASRMNLGQVLETHLGWAAKTLGYKVASMALDGVSEGDIKKELKAAGLPENGKIKLIDGRTGQAYDNESTVGVMYIMKLNHLIEDKLHMRSIGPYSLITQQPLGGKAQFGGQRFGEMEVWALEGYGAAYTLQEMLTIKSDDVAGRSKAYESIIKGEPIKSPNLPASFHVLINEMKGLCLNVELKGVKTESDDDAPVKMAPIVDAETV, encoded by the coding sequence ATGTCCAACACAGAGAAAGCATTGCGGGTGAAAGATTCTTTTGGAAAAGAGTCTTCTCTCTCGAAACGTCGTTTTTTTAATAACCGTATCATGGTCTCTCTTCCAGACTTGATCGAAGTCCAGAAAGACTCGTATCAGTGGTTCTGGGATAAGGGTCTCAAGGAACTTTTTTCTGAAATCAACCCTATCACTGATTTTACAAGTAAGGATCTCGAGCTTACTGTGGACGAATATTATCTCGACGAACCGAAGTATAGTGCTCTTGTTTCGAAGAATAAAAATATTTCGTACGAAGCACCACTCCGTGCTAAGGCGACGCTTCTCATGAAGCAGACAGGTGAAGTAAAAGAACAGGAAATCTATTTGGGAGACTTCCCAATCATGACAGAACGCGGAACATTCATCATCAATGGTGTCGAGCGTGTTGTGGTCAGTCAGCTGATCCGCTCCCCAGGAGTGTTTTTTACCATGGACTATCAGAAGGGAAAGAAACTTTTTGGTGCAAAAATTATCCCGAATCGTGGAGCATGGCTCGAAATCGAAACTGATATGGACGGAGTGATTTCTGTCAAAATCGATCGCAAGCGTAAATTGCCTATCACGAGTTTGTTCAAGGCTTTTGGTATCGATGAAAAACATATCCGTGAAGCATTTGTTGATGAAGAAGAGCAGAAGTATCTCGATGCGACATTCATCAAAGATCCTGCAAACAATCAAGGGGAAGCCTACCGTGAAGTTTACAAGCGTCTCCGTCCTGGAGATCTCGCTACCGAAGAGAACGCTCGTCAGATGATCAACGCAATGTTTTTCAATTTTGAACGCTACGATTTCGGAGCTGTTGGACGTTACCGATTGAACCAGCGTTTGAGTATCGAACGAGAGGATACAGAAGAAAATCGTATCTTGAATACCGATGATCTTATTCTTATCGTGAAAGAAGTAATCCGACTCAATAATGATTTAGAAGCTCGTCCTGATGATATCGATCATCTCGGTAATCGACGCGTACGTGCTGTCGGAGAACTCATTCAGAATAAACTCCGTGTCGGTATCTATCGAATGGTACGTAATATCAAAGACAGAATGAGTACCTGTGATCCTGAGACCGTCGTCCCTGGACAGCTCATCAACCCTCGTCCAGTCGCTGCTTCAGTGAAAGAGTTCTTCTCGAGCTCACAACTTTCACAGTTTATGGATCAGGTAAACCCTCTCGCAGAACTCGAACACAAGCGTCGTTTGTCTGCTATGGGTCCTGGAGGACTCACACGTGAACGTGCTGGATTTGAAGTGCGTGATGTTCACCATTCTCATTATGGACGTATCTGTCCTATCGAAACTCCAGAAGGTCCAAACATCGGTCTCGTCGGTCATCTCGCTTCGTATGCTCGTGTGAATGAATATGGTTTTCTCGAAACCCCATACCTCATCGTGAAGAAAGAAGTGAAAGCTACCAAAGAAGAGCTCGTTAATCGTATCCTTACTGAAGATGTCGCTGGTGTTGCTAAGAGTGGTGATATGTTGGCTGAAGACATGGCCAAAAAAGTAGCTGAAAAAATGAAAGGAAAAACAGTCAAAGTGAAACCATTCGTGACACTCGATATCGAATATTTGAATGCTATTGTCGAAGACAAAAAAATTATTGCTCATGCTGGTATCGAAATCGATGAATATCACAACATCGTCCAAGGAATGGTCGAGGCTCGTGTGAAAGGTCATCCAGAAACGATCGAAGCAGAGGTTGTCGATTACATCGATGTTTCTGTGAAGCAATGTATTTCTATCGCTACCGCTCTGATTCCTTTTGTCGAACATGATGATGCCAACCGTGCTCTCATGGGTTCGAACATGCAACGTCAGGCAGTATCTTGTATCGTCCCTGAGGCACCAATCATCGGAACCGGTATTGAAGACAAGGCTGCTCGTGATTCTGGACAGGTTGTACTTTCTCACTCTGCAGGAGAAGTCATCGCTGTCGATGGTGGACATATTGTCGTCCGTTCCAAATCCCCAGCTGGTGCCAAAAAAGAATATTTTGATCAAGAATATATTTTGCAAAGTTTCGAGAAGTCCAACGCGTTTACGAGTATGAACCAGATTCCACGCGTAGAGAAAGGTCAGAAAGTTGCCAAGGGTGAAATGCTCGCCGATGGTGCTTCGACTGATCATGGAGAGCTCGCTTTGGGACAAAACATGGTTGTCGCCTTCCTCGCATGGCACGGGTATGATTATGAAGATGCTATTATCGTTTCAGAAAAAGTTGTACAGGCTGATCGTTGGAGTTCTGTCCATATCGAAGATTTCTCGATCGACGTACGCGATACGAAGCTTGGGCCTGAGGTCGTCACTCGTGATATTCCGAATATTGGAGAAGATCGTCTGAAGAACCTCGACGAAAGTGGTATCATCCGTATTGGCGCAGAGATTTCTTCCGGTGACATTATTATCGGAAAAATCACTCCAAAAGGTGAAGGTGATCTGACTGCTGAAGAGCGTTTGCTCCGTGTTATTTTCGGTGAGAAATCTCGTGATGTAAAAGACTCTTCTCTCTATCTCCCACATGGTGAACACGGAAAAGTCGTCGATGTGAAAATCTTCTCTCGTGAACGTGGTGACAAGCTTCCAATGGGTGTCTTTCAGCAAATTCAGGTATCGATTGCTCAGATGCGTAAGATCTCTGTTGGTGACAAACTCGCTGGACGTCACGGTAACAAAGGTGTGATCTCTTATATCGCTGCCGCAGAAGATATGCCATACCTCCCTGATGGAACTCCAGTCGATATTATATTGAACTCCCTCGGTGTCGCCTCTCGTATGAACTTGGGTCAGGTACTCGAGACTCATTTGGGCTGGGCTGCCAAGACACTCGGATACAAAGTAGCGAGCATGGCTCTCGATGGTGTTTCCGAAGGTGATATCAAGAAAGAGCTCAAAGCTGCTGGTCTTCCAGAAAACGGAAAAATCAAACTGATCGATGGAAGAACGGGTCAAGCGTACGACAACGAGTCAACCGTGGGTGTCATGTACATCATGAAACTGAACCACTTGATCGAAGACAAGCTTCACATGCGAAGCATCGGGCCCTACTCTCTCATTACCCAACAGCCACTCGGTGGTAAAGCACAGTTCGGTGGACAGCGCTTCGGAGAAATGGAAGTGTGGGCACTCGAAGGATACGGCGCTGCTTATACTCTCCAAGAAATGTTGACCATCAAATCCGATGATGTCGCAGGTCGTTCCAAGGCTTACGAGTCGATCATCAAAGGAGAACCAATCAAGAGTCCAAACTTGCCAGCTTCCTTCCATGTTCTCATCAATGAAATGAAAGGTCTCTGTCTCAATGTTGAACTGAAAGGAGTCAAAACTGAATCAGATGATGATGCTCCTGTGAAAATGGCACCAATCGTCGATGCTGAAACAGTCTAG
- the rpoC gene encoding DNA-directed RNA polymerase subunit beta': protein MTKVSDFESVRLTLASTDQILEWSHGEITKPETINYRTQRYEPDGLFCEKIFGPAKDWECYCGKYKRIRYNGIVCDKCGVEVTRSIVRRERMGHIKLATPVSHIWFLRGVPSKIGLVLGISPQDLERVIYFSSYIIMEVNESLKAQSLEQLEKEYKNKQKELKGDNSKDALVQDKVIDELKEQYRSTKDEIRNLRPYQILSEIDYFNLSSRFGQVFTAGIGAEAVRKILEKIDVKKQLQVLKEELDANESVDQKKLLQRLKVYQGFEKANLRFEWMLPTAIPVIPPDLRPMVALDGGRFATSDLNDLYRRIINRNNRLKKLISIGAPEVITRNEKRMLQEAVDALFDNSARRGQASTAASTGQRRALRSLADALKGKQGRFRQNLLGKRVDYSGRSVIVVGPSLKLHQCGLPKKMALELFKPFIINKLIEKELAHNVRTGGRMVDAETEEAYEILDEIIEHHYVLLNRAPTLHRLSIQAFQPVLIEGKAIRLHPMVCSAFNADFDGDQMAVHVPLTDQARHESATIMLSSKNLLKPASGEPIVSATLDMVLGIYYLTHIKETGKGKGKAFGTMDEAILAYQNGLVAVNVAVKLLWEGKMIETSVGRILFNDILPESLRFLNEEMIKKDLKVIMSRIIETLGQDEAAKFADRMKDLGFKSVSESGISWGMDDLIVPKEKVALMAKAEEHIAEVKGQYNMGLLTNEERKNRVIEIWNETKNKIADVVRASIDKEGPVYAMVYSKARGSESVVVQLTGMKGLMAGPTGETIELPVKSSFKEGLNVLEYFISTHGARKGMADTALRTASAGYLTRRLVDVAQDIIVREEDCKDTEGAFLYREDSDAIGHSFAARVEGRVLVENVVAPETKEVLAKKGDLIDKAQAKLIENKDVKKVKIRSLVTCKSRRGVCRLCYGIDLGRSELVKLGASVGVVAAQAIGEPGTQLTMRTFHVGGVVGSDITQGLPRVEEIVEARIPKTQAILCEVDGQVKSIIKENAKVVKITVEDNEKKLYEYQAPINVALRVKENDLVSVGAVLSEGHLDLHKLFTVMGQETVHRYIVREIEEIYAAQGEAINDKHIEVVIRQMMSRIRVVDPGETMLLPGDIVEKDQFLDANEKAVEDGGREATGESMVLGITKVALSTESFLSAASFMETARVLINAAIAGKEDRLRGLKENVIIGRLIPAGTGYREPGQPRA from the coding sequence ATTACGAAGGTAAGTGATTTCGAGAGCGTCCGACTGACACTCGCGAGCACCGATCAGATTCTTGAATGGTCTCACGGTGAAATCACCAAACCAGAAACAATCAACTATCGCACTCAAAGGTATGAGCCAGATGGACTTTTCTGCGAGAAGATTTTTGGTCCTGCCAAAGATTGGGAATGTTATTGTGGGAAATACAAAAGAATTCGTTACAACGGAATTGTCTGTGATAAATGCGGTGTCGAAGTGACTCGTTCTATTGTTCGTCGTGAACGTATGGGACATATCAAACTCGCGACACCAGTATCTCACATCTGGTTTCTCCGAGGTGTTCCATCAAAAATCGGATTGGTACTCGGTATCTCTCCTCAGGATCTCGAACGAGTGATCTATTTTTCTTCCTACATCATTATGGAAGTGAATGAAAGTCTCAAAGCTCAGTCACTCGAACAGCTCGAGAAAGAGTACAAGAACAAACAGAAAGAATTGAAAGGAGACAACAGCAAAGATGCGCTCGTACAGGACAAGGTTATTGATGAACTCAAAGAACAGTATCGTTCTACCAAGGATGAAATCCGTAATCTTCGCCCATATCAGATTCTTTCAGAAATCGATTATTTCAATCTTTCCAGTCGTTTTGGACAGGTCTTCACTGCTGGTATTGGTGCTGAAGCAGTCAGAAAAATCTTGGAAAAAATTGATGTCAAGAAACAGCTCCAGGTGCTCAAAGAAGAATTGGATGCGAACGAATCAGTGGATCAGAAAAAACTTCTGCAACGTTTGAAAGTGTACCAAGGATTTGAGAAAGCAAATCTCCGTTTTGAATGGATGTTGCCGACGGCTATCCCAGTGATTCCGCCAGATCTCCGTCCAATGGTGGCTCTCGATGGCGGTCGTTTCGCGACCTCTGATTTGAACGATCTTTATCGTCGTATCATCAATCGTAACAATCGTCTCAAAAAATTGATTTCGATCGGTGCTCCAGAAGTGATCACTCGCAATGAAAAAAGAATGTTGCAGGAAGCAGTGGATGCACTTTTCGACAACAGTGCTCGTCGTGGACAGGCTTCGACAGCTGCTTCGACTGGACAGCGTCGTGCCCTCCGTTCTCTCGCTGATGCACTCAAGGGAAAACAGGGTCGTTTCCGTCAAAACCTCTTAGGAAAACGCGTCGATTATTCTGGACGTTCCGTTATCGTCGTTGGACCGAGCTTGAAATTGCATCAGTGTGGTTTGCCAAAGAAAATGGCACTCGAACTTTTCAAACCTTTCATCATCAATAAACTCATCGAAAAAGAATTGGCACACAACGTGCGTACCGGAGGAAGAATGGTAGATGCTGAAACAGAAGAAGCTTATGAGATTCTCGATGAAATTATCGAGCACCACTACGTACTTCTGAACCGCGCCCCAACTCTCCATCGTCTTTCTATTCAGGCATTCCAACCAGTACTTATTGAAGGTAAGGCTATTCGTCTCCATCCTATGGTGTGTTCTGCGTTCAACGCTGACTTCGACGGTGACCAGATGGCTGTTCACGTACCGCTGACTGATCAGGCTCGTCATGAAAGTGCAACGATCATGTTGTCTTCCAAGAACTTGCTCAAACCAGCTTCTGGAGAACCTATTGTTTCTGCAACGCTCGATATGGTGCTTGGTATTTATTACCTCACACACATCAAAGAAACAGGAAAAGGAAAAGGGAAAGCATTTGGAACAATGGATGAAGCTATTCTTGCTTATCAGAACGGATTGGTGGCAGTAAACGTCGCTGTGAAACTTTTGTGGGAAGGAAAAATGATCGAAACATCAGTAGGACGTATTTTGTTCAATGATATTCTTCCAGAAAGCCTTCGATTCCTCAATGAAGAAATGATCAAGAAAGATCTCAAAGTGATTATGTCTCGCATCATCGAAACCCTTGGTCAAGATGAAGCAGCCAAGTTTGCTGATCGTATGAAAGATCTCGGATTCAAATCGGTATCTGAATCTGGTATCAGTTGGGGTATGGATGATCTCATCGTTCCAAAAGAGAAAGTGGCATTGATGGCAAAAGCTGAAGAGCACATTGCTGAAGTCAAGGGTCAATACAACATGGGTCTTTTGACGAATGAAGAACGAAAAAATCGCGTCATCGAAATCTGGAACGAAACGAAAAACAAGATTGCTGATGTTGTACGTGCTTCGATCGATAAAGAAGGTCCAGTGTACGCCATGGTGTATTCCAAGGCTCGTGGATCTGAATCAGTAGTTGTTCAGTTGACTGGTATGAAAGGTCTTATGGCCGGACCAACCGGTGAAACAATCGAACTGCCTGTGAAGAGCTCATTTAAAGAAGGTTTGAACGTTCTCGAATATTTCATCTCGACTCACGGAGCTCGTAAAGGTATGGCTGATACCGCTCTCCGTACTGCTTCTGCTGGTTACCTCACTCGTCGTCTCGTCGATGTTGCTCAGGATATTATCGTACGAGAAGAAGACTGTAAGGATACCGAAGGAGCATTCCTCTATCGTGAAGACTCTGACGCTATTGGACATAGCTTCGCAGCTCGTGTCGAAGGCAGAGTGTTGGTAGAAAATGTGGTTGCTCCTGAAACGAAGGAAGTGCTCGCAAAGAAAGGTGATCTCATCGATAAGGCTCAGGCCAAACTCATCGAAAATAAGGATGTGAAGAAGGTAAAAATCCGTAGTTTGGTCACGTGTAAATCTCGTCGAGGAGTATGTCGTCTCTGTTATGGTATCGACCTTGGTCGCAGTGAACTCGTGAAACTCGGAGCATCAGTCGGAGTGGTTGCTGCTCAGGCTATCGGTGAACCAGGAACACAGCTCACGATGCGTACGTTCCATGTCGGTGGTGTCGTCGGATCAGATATTACTCAAGGTTTGCCACGCGTCGAAGAAATCGTCGAAGCTCGTATCCCGAAGACCCAGGCTATTCTTTGCGAAGTCGATGGACAAGTGAAATCAATCATCAAAGAAAATGCCAAAGTAGTGAAAATTACTGTAGAGGATAATGAGAAGAAACTCTATGAGTATCAGGCTCCTATCAATGTGGCACTTCGCGTAAAAGAGAACGACCTCGTTTCTGTCGGAGCCGTTCTGTCCGAAGGGCATCTCGATCTCCACAAACTTTTCACTGTGATGGGTCAAGAAACGGTGCATCGCTATATCGTTCGTGAAATCGAAGAAATATACGCCGCACAGGGTGAAGCGATCAATGATAAACATATCGAAGTAGTTATTCGTCAGATGATGTCTCGTATTCGTGTCGTCGATCCAGGAGAGACAATGCTTCTTCCGGGAGATATTGTCGAGAAGGATCAATTCCTCGATGCCAACGAAAAAGCCGTGGAAGACGGAGGACGTGAAGCTACTGGTGAATCTATGGTACTTGGTATTACCAAAGTAGCTCTCTCAACCGAATCTTTCCTTTCTGCTGCATCATTTATGGAGACCGCTCGGGTGCTCATCAATGCTGCTATCGCTGGTAAAGAAGATCGTTTGCGAGGACTCAAGGAAAACGTCATTATCGGACGTCTCATTCCTGCTGGTACTGGGTATCGTGAACCAGGACAGCCTCGAGCTTAG